In Oscillospiraceae bacterium, the genomic window GATAAATTCCCAACTCTGCTCCGGCTCCTAAATTGATATAATCACCTTTCCACGTCCAAATTGTACTTCCCCTTTTCTTTTGTAGATTTTTAGATAAATAAATTGAACTATAGTTAAGGCTTTGTGCTTGATTGGTAAATGTCAAAAATATACTTTGATTTCGCTCCGAATTTAATTTTTACAGCATCGCCTTTGTCAATATCCTTGCCAATAATAACAAAAGGTTTGACGCTACTATGAACCATTGTATATTCTATGTTGTCAATAATTAAACATATGCGGTCTTTGCCATCTTGTTCTATACTATCTATAATACCAAATTTTTCTTCGACAACATCTTGATTATATTCGTAATATGCCAAAGAAATCGGGTATAGATTATGATAAACAAAAAACCAGAACCAAAAGCAACTAAGCACACTACTTACAGCTATACATAAAATTATACGCATCTTTCGATTTTCAATCTTTTTAGCTTTTTTTATTATACCAAAAACTATTCTAAAAAGCAAAAATCCAGTAAATATCGCCACAAAGGTATGTGTTAAAAAAGAGACTCTTAATAAACTTTCCACAGTAATCACCCATATAATTAATCAATACACCAATAATAGTCATAGCCACCATATACTCCATATGAATTGCTAACAGTAAAGCCATATGCACTTGCTCCATTAGGCCACCAACAGTAATCAAAACCAATTCCAGTTACAATACCTATATCCAAGAAGTCTTTAGCATAATCATTTTTGGCGTTGACATTGTTAACTATTCCAACGCTATAAGAAATAGTAATTGGAAACACTGACGAAGTAGACTGTCCAACTCCAGCATGAATATATGATGCATCAATATTTTTATTTGGACTAAGGACCTTGCTGACACCAACTTTGACATATGAATCTTCTATTTTAGTGCTTACTGAGACACTTATATCAGCAACAAAATCGTGTTCATACATAAATTCCGTAAAAGTCTGCATTTCTTGGGACGGTTTTGTTTCTTGAAATGGCCTAGAGTTCCACAAATCATTAGCTCCCTTAGGATCATAAAAACTCCGCTCACTTGCTGCCTTTCCATATATGATGTTGCTTACGCTTGCCATCAGCTCATCTACTGCTTCAATTAAATCATCTATCCATAAATAATACCAGTGTTCGCCATTTGAATCAACTCTGTTTATGGGATTGTTACCACAGTACATAAACAAATTATAATTACTAAAATTATTGTCAG contains:
- a CDS encoding RHS repeat-associated core domain-containing protein, which encodes YEYDAWGNKLSIKDANGTDVSSNASHIANINPFRYRGYYYDSETSFYYLQSRYYDPVVQRFISADNNFSNYNLFMYCGNNPINRVDSNGEHWYYLWIDDLIEAVDELMASVSNIIYGKAASERSFYDPKGANDLWNSRPFQETKPSQEMQTFTEFMYEHDFVADISVSVSTKIEDSYVKVGVSKVLSPNKNIDASYIHAGVGQSTSSVFPITISYSVGIVNNVNAKNDYAKDFLDIGIVTGIGFDYCWWPNGASAYGFTVSNSYGVYGGYDYYWCID